The genomic segment GTCGATGAGGAAGTGCGCCACGAGGAAGGGCAGCAGACGCCCCGTCCTGGCGAACAGCCAGCCGAACAGCAGCCCCATTCCGAGATTGCCGATGAACGCACCGGGGCCCTGGTACAGGTGATAGCTCGCCCGCAGCACCGATGTCGCGATGATGATCGGCCAGATGCCCCAGCCCAGTTGCCTCAGCCGGTGGAACAGGTAGCCGAGGACGACGAACTCCTCCATGACCGACGCCCTGGCGGCCGAGAGGAGCAGCACGGGCACGGTCCACCAGTGCGCATCGAGTCCGCCGGGGTCGACGGCGACGAAGAGCCCCCACGCGCGCCCGGCCGCGTAGAGGGCGAGACCGGGGATGCCGATGACGAGCACGAGCAGGATGCCGCGGCCGATGTCCGCGCCGACGCGGGTGCCGTCAAGACCCAGCGACCCCAGGTGCGGGCGGGTGTTCTGCCAGAGCAGGAAGCAGACGAGCACGACCGGCACGACAGCGAACCCGATCCCCAGCAGCTGGTAGATGAGGTCGAAGATCTCGCGGTCGCTGCGGGAGGGGTTCAGCGTGGTGGTCTGGTCCGCCAGGGGCGTGGTGTCGGTGAGGCGGTAGGCGAGCTGGACGATGGAGTAGACGGCCGATTCGCCGAGTCCGAGTGCGAGCACGATCGCGATCTCCCACCGGATCCGCGACCGGGACGACGGCGGGGTGACGGTGGATGCTGAGTGGCGCACAGACCGATGCTACGGGAGCCCCTGGGAGCGCGGTCAGCGCCCGATCAGTGAGCGTGCGATATCCTGTACCGTCGGCATCCCGGCGCATCCCACACCCCTTTTAGGAAACCTGCATGGCGCACGCCCTCCGCTCTGACCTCCGCAATGTCGCTATCGTCGCGCACGTCGACCACGGCAAGACCACTCTCGTCGACGCCATGCTCCGTCAGACGGGCTCCTTCGGCGAACACGCCCACGTCGATGAACGTGCGATGGACTCGAACGACCTCGAGCGCGAGAAGGGCATCACGATCCTCGCGAAGAACACCGCGATCACCTACAAGGGTGAGCACGCCGGTGGACGCGAGATCACGATCAACGTGATCGACACCCCCGGCCACGCCGACTTCGGTGGCGAGGTCGAGCGCGGCCTGTCCATGGTCGACGGCGTCGTCCTGCTCGTCGACGCCTCCGAGGGTCCGCTGCCGCAGACGCGCTTCGTGCTGCGCAAGGCGCTCGAGGCGAAGCTCCCCGTCATCCTCCTGGTCAACAAGACCGACCGTCCCGACGCCCGCATCGTCGAGGTCGAGGAGGAAGCCCAGGACCTGCTCCTCGGTCTCGCAGGCGACCTCGTCGACGACGTCCCCGATCTCGACGTCGACGCACTGCTCGACGTCCCGGTCGTCTACGCCTCCGGTCGCGCGGGTGCTGCCAGCCGCAACCGCCCCGACAACGGGAGCCTCCCCGACAACGACGACCTCGAGCCGCTCTTCGAGGCGATCCTCGAGCACGTTCCCGCCCCCTCCTACGACGACGAGGCGCCGCTGCAGGCCTGGGTCACGAACCTCGACTCCAGCCCGTTCCTCGGCCGTCTCGCGCTGCTGCGCGTCTTCAACGGCACGCTCAAGAAAGGCCAGACGGTCGCCTGGGTGCGCTCGGACGGCACCACGAGCAACGCCCGCATCACGGAGCTGCTGAAGACCCGTGCACTCGAGCGCTACCCGGCCGAGTCCGCCGGTCCCGGCGACATCGTCGCCATCGCCGGCTTCGAGAACATCACCATCGGCGAGACGATTGCCGACCCCGAGGATGTGCGTCCGCTGCCGGCGATCACCGTCGACGACCCGGCCATCTCGATGACGATCGGCACCAACACCTCGCCGCTGATGGGCAAGGTCAAGGGCCACAAGCTCACCGCTCGGATGGTCAAGGACCGTCTCGACAAGGAGCTCATCGGCAACGTCTCGCTCAAGGTCGTCGACATCGGACGCCCCGACGCGTGGGAGGTCCAGGGTCGCGGTGAGCTCGCGCTCGCCATCCTCGTCGAGAACATGCGCCGCGAGGGCTTCGAGCTCACCGTCGGCAAGCCGCAGGTGGTCACGAAGAAGATCGACGGCAAGGTCTACGAGCCGTTCGAGCACCTCACGATCGACACGCCGGAGGAGCACCTCGGCGCGATCACGCAGCTGCTGGCGAACCGCAAGGGTCGCATGGACAACATGACCAACCACGGCACCGGCTGGGTGCGCATGGAGTTCATCGTCCCCTCGCGCGGACTCATCGGGTTCCGCAGCGAGTTCCTCACCACGACCCGCGGCACCGGCATCGCGAACGCGATCTCGCACGGCTACGAGCCCTGGGCCGGCCAGATCGTCACGCGCCAGAACGGCTCGATCGTCGCCGACCGTCAGGGTGTCGTCACCCCGTTCGCCATGATCGCCCTCCAGGAGCGCATGTCGTTCTTCGTGCAGCCGACGCAGGAGGTCTACGAGGGCATGGTCATCGGCGAGAACTCGCGCGCCGACGACATGGACGTGAACATCACCAAGGAGAAGAAGCTCACGAACATGCGTGCCGCGAGCTCCGACTCCTTCGAGTCGATGACGCCGCCGCGCCAGCTGACGCTGGAGGAGAGCCTCGAGTTCGCCCGTGACGACGAATGCGTCGAGGTCACGCCCGAGGCCGTTCGCATCCGCAAGGTGATCCTCGACCAGACGATCCGCGGTCGTGAGGCCTCGCGGATGAAGCGCCAGGACGCCAACGCGTAAGCGTCACAGCCGCCACGAAGCCCCGCTCCCCGGATCATCCGGAGGGCGGGGCTTCGTCGTCGGTGACCGAAGCCGTGTTCGTGGTGGGGGAGTGCGGCGCGTCAGAATGATCATCATGGGTTCAACACAACGGGCGGAGGTCGCCCCCGACGACGCGCATGCGCGCCGCGAGGTGTGGCGCGAGGGCCTCGGCGTCGCGATCGCCACCGGCGCCTACGGGATCTCCTTCGGCGCACTGTCGGTGGCCTCAGGACTCGACGTCTGGCAGACCTCCGTGCTGAGCCTTCTCATGTTCACCGGCGGCTCGCAGTTCGCCTTCGTCGGCGTCTTCGGCGCCGGGGGAGTCGGCGCCCTCCCCGCGGCCGTCGCCTCTGCGGCCCTCCTCGGTGTGCGCAATCTCGCCTACGGCATGCGGATGTCGCCGATCATCGGCCGGGGGGTACTCCGTCGTGCGGTCGCAGCGCAGGTCACGATCGATGAATCGACCGCGGTGGCGATCTCGCAGCCGACGACACCGCTGCGCCGGCTCGGGTTCTGGGTGACCGGTCTCGGCGTCTTCGTCGGGTGGAACATCGCCACCCTCCTCGGGGCGCTGCTGGGCGATGTGCTCGGCGATCCGCGCGCGTGGGGGCTGGACGCCGCCGCGGCCGCCGCCTTCCTCGCCCTGCTGTGGCCGCGCCTCAAGGAACGGCAGGCGATCGCCGTCGGCGTGGCCGCCGCTGTGATCGCCGCATGCCTGACCCCGTTCATCATGCCGGGGCTGCCGGTGCTGATCGCCGCGACCGTCGCGGTGGTCGTCGGCTGGTTCAACTGGTTCGCGCGGAGGAACGGCGGCGCGCGCCACGGCGAGTCCGGCACCGGTCAGGGGGCGCGAACATGAGCGTCTGGAGCGCCGTGCTGCTGGCGGCGTGCATCTGTGTGGCGCTGAAGGCGTTCGGATATCTCATCCCCTCCCACCTGCTCGAGGCGCCGCGTCCCGCGCGCATCTCGGATCTCCTGACCGTGGCGCTCCTCGCCGCTCTCGTGGCGGTGCAGACGCTCGGGGACGGACAGGCAGTCGTCGTGGACGCCCGGATCCCCGCGGTGCTCGTGGCGGCGGGGCTTCTCCGCCTGCGGCAGTCCTTCCTCGTCGTGGTGGTCGCGGCGGCAGCGGTCGCCGCGCTCCTGAGGTACCTGGGGTGGGCGGCCTGACGCGTCGGCGCCCTGTCGGCACGCGTAAGATCGCACCGTGCCCTCCTGGTTGACTCGTACCCTGTCCTGGATCGCCGCCGCTCTGGTCGGCGTCGTCTACGGTGCTGCGGGGACGATCGCGCACAGCCTCATGTGGGGCCCGGTGCCCGTCGGCCTGCTCGTCGGTGCCATCGCATGCGCAGCCCTGCTCGTCGCCGTGCGGTCTCTGACGCACGACCGGGGGGCCACGGTGGCGACCGCGATCGGGATGATCGGGATTCTGCTGATCATCTCCGGGCCCGGGGCGGGAGGGTCGGTGATCGTGCCGAACACGCCGATCGGTCAGGTGTGGATCTACCTGATCTCGGCGATCGCTCTGCTCGTGATCGCCTGGCCGAATCTGCGTCGCACGCCGCGCGGCACCCCCGCCGCGACGGCCTCGGTCGCTCAGAGCGAACCGGACAGGGGCGACGCGACGTAGACTGGAGGGGTGACGTATGTGATCGCCCTTCCGTGCGTCGATGTCAAGGATCGAGCCTGCATCGACGAGTGCCCCGTTGACTGCATCTATGAGGGCGAGCGATCGCTGTACATCCACCCCGACGAATGCGTCGACTGCGGCGCCTGCGAGCCGGTGTGCCCCGTCGAGGCGATCTACTACGAGGACGACCTGCCCGACGAGTGGCAGGACTACTACAAGGCGAACGTCGAGTTCTTCGACGAGATCGGTTCGCCCGGCGGTGCGGCGAAGGTCGGCGTCATCAAGCACGACCACCCCATCATCGCCGCCCTCCCGCCTCAGGGAGAGTAGGCGTCGTGGGGGTCAGGGATCTCGCCGACTACCCGTGGGATGCCGTCGTCCCGTTCCGCGAGCGCGCGGCAGCGCACCCGCAGGGACTGGTGGATCTCTCGATCGGATCGCCGGTCGATCCCACCCCCGAGGTGATCCGCACAGCGCTCTCCGCGGCCACCGACGCGCACGCGTATCCGCAGAACATCGGGACGCCCGCGCTGCGTGAGGCGATCGTGGGTTGGTACGCGCGTCGACGCGGAGTGCCTGGACTGTCGGTCGACGAAGTGATGCCGACGGTCGGCTCCAAGGAGCTCGTCGCACTGCTTCCGACGCTGCTCGGCCTCGGTGAGGGCGACATCGTCGTCCATCCCCGTGTCGCCTACCCGACGTACGAGGTCGGCGCGCGCATCGCCGGTGCCACCCCCGTCGCGGCGGACGACCCGGCTTCCTGGCCCGATGGGGCGAAGCTCATCTGGATCAACAGTCCTGGGAACCCCGACGGCCGCACGTGGAGCGCGGAGGAGCTCACGCTCGCCGTGCGTCGCGCGCGAGAGCTCGGAGCGGTGCTCGCGAGCGACGAGTGCTACGCCGAACTCGGCTGGGACGGGCCGTGGGCGGAGGAGACCATCCCCTCGGTCCTCGATCCGCGGGTGACCGACGGGTCGCGGCGCAACCTGCTCAGCGTCTATTCGCTCAGCAAGCAGTCCAACCTCGCCGGCTATCGGGCCGCCTTCGTCGCGGGGGACGCCGAGGTGATCGCCGACCTGCTGCGGGCGCGCAAGCACCTCGGCCTCATGATGCCGTCGCCCGTCCAGCAGGCGATGGTCGTCGCGCTGGGCGACGATGAGCACGTCGCCGCGCAGAAGGAGCTGTACCGGGTCAGGCGGGATCTCCTGCTGCCCGCCCTGCAGACGGCGGGCTTCCGCATCGACGGCTCTGAGGCTGGCCTGTACCTCTGGGCGACCGAGGACCGTGACGCGTGGGAGTCGATGGCGCGGCTCGCCGACCTCGGCATCCTCGCCGGGCCCGGCCCTTTCTACGGGACGGACTCCGCTCGTCACGTCCGTCTCTCCCTCACGGCGCCGACGGAGCGGATCGAAGAGGGTGCCCGGCGGCTGGTGCGCGTGGCTCTGTAGGATCCCACGGCGATCTTCCGGCCCCTCTTGGCGGATGTCACAGTTGGCTCATCGGGCGACTAGGCTGTAGAGGCGATTCGGTCGGGACCCGACCAGGCGCTCGGCGCCGTGCATCGCCCCTCGACGAAACAAGACCGACATGGTCGCATACACGTACTAGGAGGTCCGCGTGAGTGCAGCGGGAGACCAGCAGGCCAAGGCCACTCTCACGATCGGCGAGACCACGGCCGACTTCCCGATTCTGCGCAGCACTGCCGGCGCGGACAGCATCGACTTCTCGACACTGACCAAGCAGACGGGCTACACCGGCCTGGACTACGGCTTCGTCAACACGGCGTCGACGAAGTCGGAGATCACCTTCATCGACGGTGATCAGGGAATCCTCCGCTATCGCGGGTACCCGATCGAGCAGATCGCGAAGAACTGCACCTACCTCGAAGTGGCGTGGCTGCTCATCTACGGTGAGCTCCCCACCCCGGCTGAGCTCGCGGACTTCGACGAGCGCGTGCGCCGTCACACGCTCCTCCACGAGGACCTCAAGCACTTCTTCTCGGCCCTGCCGCACACCGCGCACCCGATGTCGGTGCTGTCCTCGGCCGTCGCCGCCCTCTCGACCTACTACGAGGGCCAGACGGACCCGAACAACCCGGAGCACGTCGAACTGAACATGGTTCGCATGCTCGCCAAGCTCCCGGTCATCGCCGCGTACGCGCACAAGAAGAGCGTCGGACAGGCCTTCCTCTACCCGGACAACTCGCTGAGCTTCGTCGACAACTTCCTCAAGCTGAACTTCGGGGTCAACTCCGAGCAGTACGAGATCAACCCGGTCATGTCCAAGGCGCTGGAGCTCCTGCTCATCCTCCACGAGGACCACGAGCAGAACGCATCGACCTCCACCGTGCGGCTGGTGGGGTCGACCGGTGCCAATCAGTTCGCGTCGATCTCCGCCGGCATCCAGGCGCTCTCCGGGCCGCTGCACGGCGGTGCCAACGAGGCGGTGCTCAGCATGCTCGCCGAGATTCGCGACTCCGGTCAGGGCGTTCAGCGCTTCGTCGAGCGCGTCAAGAACAAGGAAGAGGGCGTCAAGCTCATGGGCTTCGGCCACCGGGTCTACAAGAACTACGACCCCCGTGCCAAGCTCGTCAAGGAGGCGGCCGACGAGGTGCTGCGCGAGCTCGGCGTCACGGATCCGCTCCTCGACCTCGCCAAGGAGCTCGAGGAGATCGCTCTCGCGGACGACTACTTCAAGGAGCGTCGCCTGTACCCGAACGTCGACTTCTACACCGGCGTCATCTACAAGGCGATGGGCTTCCCCACGCGTATGTTCACGGTGCTGTTCGCGATCGGCCGGCTTCCCGGCTGGCTCGCCCAGTGGCGCGAGCTCAACCTCGACAAGCAGACCAAGATCGGTCGCCCGCAGCAGCTGTACACGGGCGCTGCCGAGCGCTCGTTCCCGACGCGCTGAGACCACGGGAAAGCCCCGGACGTCCGAGAGGACATCCGGGGCTTTCTCGTGCGATCAGAGGCCCGAAGGGCGGTGATCAGCGAGCGTTGGAGCCGCCGCCCTGCGCGCGACGCGGGCGCCGGGTGTCGACGCGCTGTCCGACCTGCAGGCCAGTGCGCTGCTGACCGCC from the Microbacterium ginsengiterrae genome contains:
- a CDS encoding AzlC family ABC transporter permease, with the protein product MGSTQRAEVAPDDAHARREVWREGLGVAIATGAYGISFGALSVASGLDVWQTSVLSLLMFTGGSQFAFVGVFGAGGVGALPAAVASAALLGVRNLAYGMRMSPIIGRGVLRRAVAAQVTIDESTAVAISQPTTPLRRLGFWVTGLGVFVGWNIATLLGALLGDVLGDPRAWGLDAAAAAAFLALLWPRLKERQAIAVGVAAAVIAACLTPFIMPGLPVLIAATVAVVVGWFNWFARRNGGARHGESGTGQGART
- the dapC gene encoding succinyldiaminopimelate transaminase → MGVRDLADYPWDAVVPFRERAAAHPQGLVDLSIGSPVDPTPEVIRTALSAATDAHAYPQNIGTPALREAIVGWYARRRGVPGLSVDEVMPTVGSKELVALLPTLLGLGEGDIVVHPRVAYPTYEVGARIAGATPVAADDPASWPDGAKLIWINSPGNPDGRTWSAEELTLAVRRARELGAVLASDECYAELGWDGPWAEETIPSVLDPRVTDGSRRNLLSVYSLSKQSNLAGYRAAFVAGDAEVIADLLRARKHLGLMMPSPVQQAMVVALGDDEHVAAQKELYRVRRDLLLPALQTAGFRIDGSEAGLYLWATEDRDAWESMARLADLGILAGPGPFYGTDSARHVRLSLTAPTERIEEGARRLVRVAL
- a CDS encoding histidinol dehydrogenase, which codes for MPSWLTRTLSWIAAALVGVVYGAAGTIAHSLMWGPVPVGLLVGAIACAALLVAVRSLTHDRGATVATAIGMIGILLIISGPGAGGSVIVPNTPIGQVWIYLISAIALLVIAWPNLRRTPRGTPAATASVAQSEPDRGDAT
- the typA gene encoding translational GTPase TypA, producing the protein MAHALRSDLRNVAIVAHVDHGKTTLVDAMLRQTGSFGEHAHVDERAMDSNDLEREKGITILAKNTAITYKGEHAGGREITINVIDTPGHADFGGEVERGLSMVDGVVLLVDASEGPLPQTRFVLRKALEAKLPVILLVNKTDRPDARIVEVEEEAQDLLLGLAGDLVDDVPDLDVDALLDVPVVYASGRAGAASRNRPDNGSLPDNDDLEPLFEAILEHVPAPSYDDEAPLQAWVTNLDSSPFLGRLALLRVFNGTLKKGQTVAWVRSDGTTSNARITELLKTRALERYPAESAGPGDIVAIAGFENITIGETIADPEDVRPLPAITVDDPAISMTIGTNTSPLMGKVKGHKLTARMVKDRLDKELIGNVSLKVVDIGRPDAWEVQGRGELALAILVENMRREGFELTVGKPQVVTKKIDGKVYEPFEHLTIDTPEEHLGAITQLLANRKGRMDNMTNHGTGWVRMEFIVPSRGLIGFRSEFLTTTRGTGIANAISHGYEPWAGQIVTRQNGSIVADRQGVVTPFAMIALQERMSFFVQPTQEVYEGMVIGENSRADDMDVNITKEKKLTNMRAASSDSFESMTPPRQLTLEESLEFARDDECVEVTPEAVRIRKVILDQTIRGREASRMKRQDANA
- a CDS encoding CPBP family glutamic-type intramembrane protease encodes the protein MRHSASTVTPPSSRSRIRWEIAIVLALGLGESAVYSIVQLAYRLTDTTPLADQTTTLNPSRSDREIFDLIYQLLGIGFAVVPVVLVCFLLWQNTRPHLGSLGLDGTRVGADIGRGILLVLVIGIPGLALYAAGRAWGLFVAVDPGGLDAHWWTVPVLLLSAARASVMEEFVVLGYLFHRLRQLGWGIWPIIIATSVLRASYHLYQGPGAFIGNLGMGLLFGWLFARTGRLLPFLVAHFLIDATAFVGYPWAAATFPWLFGFPG
- the fdxA gene encoding ferredoxin, translating into MTYVIALPCVDVKDRACIDECPVDCIYEGERSLYIHPDECVDCGACEPVCPVEAIYYEDDLPDEWQDYYKANVEFFDEIGSPGGAAKVGVIKHDHPIIAALPPQGE
- a CDS encoding AzlD domain-containing protein, which gives rise to MSVWSAVLLAACICVALKAFGYLIPSHLLEAPRPARISDLLTVALLAALVAVQTLGDGQAVVVDARIPAVLVAAGLLRLRQSFLVVVVAAAAVAALLRYLGWAA
- a CDS encoding citrate synthase, translated to MSAAGDQQAKATLTIGETTADFPILRSTAGADSIDFSTLTKQTGYTGLDYGFVNTASTKSEITFIDGDQGILRYRGYPIEQIAKNCTYLEVAWLLIYGELPTPAELADFDERVRRHTLLHEDLKHFFSALPHTAHPMSVLSSAVAALSTYYEGQTDPNNPEHVELNMVRMLAKLPVIAAYAHKKSVGQAFLYPDNSLSFVDNFLKLNFGVNSEQYEINPVMSKALELLLILHEDHEQNASTSTVRLVGSTGANQFASISAGIQALSGPLHGGANEAVLSMLAEIRDSGQGVQRFVERVKNKEEGVKLMGFGHRVYKNYDPRAKLVKEAADEVLRELGVTDPLLDLAKELEEIALADDYFKERRLYPNVDFYTGVIYKAMGFPTRMFTVLFAIGRLPGWLAQWRELNLDKQTKIGRPQQLYTGAAERSFPTR